The stretch of DNA TTGTGCACGTAAACTTCTGTCTTCACCATCATATAAATCCCCTGCTAAAATAACAAAGTCAACATTTTTTTCAATGGCAGCTGCTATAAGCCTTTCTAAAGCCGCAAACGTACTCTCTCTCACTCTGGAAAGGATATTAGCAGGCAAATGCTTTAGGCCAACCATAGGACTGTCCAAATGCAGGTCGGCAGCGTGTATAAATGATATCTGTTTCATAATCGAACTCCTTTGAGTGAGTTTTCTTTCATTGTAACATCTTGAAAATACGAATGCACGTTCTTAAGGAAAATATTGAAAGGGCTTTGCCTTTTTTGACAAAGCCCTTCACATTTTATTCTTTTTTGGTTAATTGTAATGCCTTTTTAATATCCTTGAAGGAATTTGATTTTCCGTACATGAGTACACCGCCGCGATAGACTCGAGCGCCAAAGATAGCTAAAAATACAATTGTTCCCACCAAGATGGTTATTCCTAATGCCGTTTCCCAAACAGGAATATTTAACATTCCTACCCGTAAAAACATAATCATTGGGGTGAAAAATGGTATATAGGAGGTTATAACGATAAATGGTGAATCCGGCTTGCCAAGCCCAAACATCGCAATCATAAAACCTGCAACAACAAGTAATGTCATTGGCGTAATCATTTGTTGTACATCCTCAATCCGGCTTACCAACGAACCTAAAAAGGCAGCAAGGGTAGCATAGAGGAAATAGCCTAGAATAAAGAAAATAACAGCATATGCAATGGTTGATAACGAAATATTACCAAATCCAAATGCATCAAAAAAACCGCCTTCTAGAGAAGATAAATTCCGTTTTATGGAGAAATATCCTACCGATAAAAGTACTGCAAGTTGAGTTAGGCTTAACAGACCAATACCTAGTATTTTTGCAAACATCTGCTTGATTGGCGATACGCTGGATATCATAATTTCCATTACTCTCGAGGACTTCTCAGTAGCCACTTCCATTGCAATCATATTGGCATACATAATAACAGCAAAATAAATGATAAACAGCAGGACATAAACAAGTCCCCTAGCTTGATTCAATTCTTCCTCTGTTTTTGCATTTTCTTCCAGAGCAATTTTCTCGAAAGACACTGGTTCATATAGTTGCCCAAGCTGCTCAGGCGTTAGATTAATTTTTGAAGCTGCTAACATCGTTTTCATTTGCTGAAGTCCTGCCTGAAGATCAGTAAATATTGCTGACTCAGCAACACTCATTGCTTTATAGGTAGCTTCAGGCAATTGCTCTGCATTATAACGAAGCTGGACAAATCCTGTATATTCTCCTTCTTCTACTGCCTTTTCTGCCTCTTTATCGGTGCCGTCAAACTCTGTCAGTTGAAGGTTTTTATTTAATGTACTCATTTGCTCTTTAAGCGGTTGATATAGCTGTCCTGTTTCATCTAATACAGCAACCTTTTCTTTATCTCCGCCTTTATCAAAAACTTCAATGATATTACTCATATTGGTTAACGCTACAGTGATTAATAGCGTCAACAATGTGGTAATCAAAAATGACTTTGTTTTTATTTTACTTAAATACGTATGAAATAAAATAATCCAAAACTTATTCATAGGAATCACCTACTTTCTCAATGAAAATGTCATTTAAAGAAGGCTCTTCAAGATCAAATTTTCGGATGAAGCCTCTATTAACGATATCTTTAAGGATTTTTTCAGCTATATATTCTCCTTCAATTTGGAGATGGATTCCTTCTGCTGTCGATTTAGTCTTCACTACCCCTGGATAATTCTTTAGAAATTCCAATGGAAAATCGGCATGAATAACCAGGTTCTTTTTACCAAAGGCCCGTTTTATTTCTTTTAATGAACCGTGGACAACTGGGGCTCCTTTATGCATAATACAAAGATGCTCACACATTTCTTCTACATGGTGCATTTGATGGCTTGCAAATACTATCGTTGTTCCCTTTTCCTTTAATGAGAGAACTGCTTCTTTAAGCATTTCGACGTTTACAGGATCCAAACCACTGAAGGGCTCATCGAGAATCAATAATTTTGGTTTATGTATGACTGCCGCAATGAATTGAATTTTCTGTTGGTTTCCTTTTGAAAGTTCTTCTACTTTTTTATTTTCATATTCTGGAACTTTAAATTTCTCCAGCCAATTTTTTAATTCAGAAACTGCTTCACTTTTCGGCATTCCTCTTAATCTCGCTAGGTAAACAATTTGTTCGCTAACTTTTAATTTTGGGTACAAACCTCTTTCTTCAGGAAGATAACCAACTAAATGGCTTGTGGAATAATTGATTGGCTTCCCGTCCCAGGTGATTCTTCCATCACTAGAATCCAGCAGCCCTAAGATCATTCGAAACGTTGTTGTCTTCCCTGCACCGTTTGCTCCTAAAAAGCCAAACATTTCTGATTCTGGTATAGTGATAGATAAATCCTTTACAGCAGTAAAATCGCCAAATCGTTTTGTTACATGTTCAAGTTTTAAGACCATACAAATTCCCCCTCTTAAAAACTACTATACGAAATTCCTTAGGAAAAGTTTCACTTTTGCAAAATATCAAGAATTATGCAAATATTATAATATCACTTATTACTTTGGGAGGATATAGAATGAAGACTTACAAATTAACAGCCTTTGAAGCAAACGGGGAAAAATTAGTAGATGAAGCGTTTCAAGCCGATCATGACGAGGCAGCAAAGGAATTAGCAGAAAAAATGTTAGCAGAAAAGAATTTACTCGAGAAAACACATCGCTGCACATCACCAAGCGGGAAACTCATATTATTCCATTCCTAAAAAGAAAAAAGAAGCAGCAGATGCTTCTTTTTTCTCTACTTTACTTTCCGATAAACTTTGCTGGTCTCTTTTCTATAAATGCCCTAATTCCTTCTTGGTGGTCGAAGGTTCGCCGCATTTTTAATTGACCTTGTTTTTCTAGTTCTAATATCTTAAGCAATTGTGGGCGGTTGCTATCTGCTAATATTTTTTTCGTTTTTATCATGGCCTGCACTGGACGTTTCAGCCAGTCAGAGATCCTTGCTTCTAACGTTTCTTTTAGATTATCGGAAACTTCCTGGATTAGCCCTATTTCTAAGGCTTCCTCCGCTTTCATCATTTTCCCGTCCCATATTACCTGCTTTGCCTTTAGTTCGCCCAATCTCTTTTCTAAAAAGTAGTGAGCACCACCATCAGGTATTAATCCAATCCCAATGAAATTCATTGCCAATTTGCTCTTACTGTCTGCAATAATGTGATCAGTAGCCAATGCCAAACTTAGCCCAATCCCTGCAGCCGCACCATTTACGGCGCTTATTGTCAATTTTGGGATACTATAAAGAGTAACAACTAATTCACTAATACAATCCATAACTGGGAAGAATTCGCTTTCATTCAAGTCGGAAAGCATTGTTTTAATATCGCCGCCTGCCGAGAAAGCTCTACCGTTACCTGTTAATACAACTACGTCAATGTCATCTGATTCAGATATTTCTTTTAGTTTAGAAACTAACCCCTTTATCATGTCCACATCTAGTGCATTTAATGATTCCGGTCTATTCATTTCCACCGTTGCAACCCGACCGTTTACCCTCACCTTTACCTTATCTGTTACAAAATTAATACTCACAACTAAACGCCTCCCAGAAACTTTATTCATTTCCATTATAGCTTGAAATGGTACGATAAAAAATAAATTTTCATAATATATGGAATTTTCACTACGACTAATTACTAAAACTTTTTTACGACAAAAAGAACAAAGAGCTGCCTCTTTGTCCTTTTCAATTTACTTTCTTAATACTTCCTTTTGCACTTGCTCGCGTAAGGTCATCTTTAAAAACTTCCCTACAGAGGTCTTCGGAATTTCCTCTAAGAATAAGATTTCATCAGGGAGCCACCACTTAGCAAATTGTGGTGTTAAAAATGCCATTAGCTCTTCCTTTGTCACCTTATCTTTATAGGCGTCTTTTAACACGACACAAGCAACCGGTCTTTCCTGCCATTGTTCGTGCGGGACTGCTACAACTGCTGCCTCAAACACTGATTCATGAGCCATCAAGGCATTTTCTAAATCGACGGATGAAATCCATTCACCACCACTCTTGATTAAATCCTTGGTACGGTCGACAATTTTTACAAAGCCTTCCTCGTCGATCGTTACAACATCTCCAGTGTGAAGCCAGCCATTACGAAATGCATCTAGTGTTCTCTCATCCTTATAATACTCAGAGGCAATCCAAGGACCCTTTATGCATAATTCACCCATCTCCTTACCATCCCAAGCCACTTCTCCGTCCTTGCCGACTACTTTTATACTTAAGCCCGGAACTAGAACACCTTGTTTCGCTCTAATTTCTAGTCTTTCCTCATAATCTAAATTTTCTTGATAGCTCTTTAAAGTGGAAATAACGACAAGCGGGCTCGTTTCAGTCATCCCATAGGCATGTAAGAATGGTACGTTATGGCGCTGTTCAAATGCCTTGATCATCCCTTTTGGCGCTGCTGAGCCGCCACAGAGTACTCCTCTTAAACTACTAAGATCATATGAGCCCTCATCAAGTTCTTTTAATAATCCCAGCCAAATCGTTGGAACACCTGCTGTAATCGTTACCTTTTCACTTTCTATAAGTTCAGCTAGTAGTTTTGGTGTAAAATAGGGTCCTGGCAACACTAAGGATGTCCCAAACCATACAGCAGCAAATGGCATTCCCCATGCGTTGGCATGGAACATTGGCACAACTGGTAACGCAATGTCTTTTTCACTCATTGCAGCACTATCGGCAAGTCCTAACGCCATACTATGAAGGAAAATCCCTCTATGAGAGTATACAACTCCTTTTGGATTTCCAGTTGTCGCAGAGGTATAGCACATCCCAGCTGGATCATTTTCTTCTATATCTTCAGGATAGGTAAAATTAGGATTTGCTTCAGCTAAAAGATCTTCGTAATGATAGATTGGAGAAAGCTTGGTTTCAGGAAGTACCTTGTCATCTGTCATAATCACATATGCTTTAACGCTTTTTAGTTGTGCTGCACATGTTTCAAGTAATGGAATCAGGTCTGGGTCTACTAAGAGGATACTATCTTCTGCATGATTGATAATATAGGAAATATGCTGCGGAGAAAGTCGAATGTTAATCGTATGAAGAACAGCACCGATACATGGAATTGCAAAATATGCTTCTAAGTGGCGATGATGATTCCAGGCTAGTGTTCCTACCCTATCACCTTTTTCTACTCCTAGTTTTTTTAGACTATCTGCTAGTCTTCTAGTTCTTTCACCGATTTGTTTATACGTAAAACGATGGATGCCGCTTGATGTTCTAGAAACTACTTGTTTTTTTGGAAAATACTTTTCTGCTCTCTCAATCATCTGTGTCATTGTTAATGGCGTTTGCATCATAACTAAAATCTCCTCCCTAACTGAAAGCGTTTTCAAATCATAGTATTCTATGACAGATATCCTATAAAATATTCGCCATAAATATGACATTTCCTCTATAAAGAACAAATTCTCATAAAAAAAACTCCTGCCGATTAAGCAGGAGACCCCTTTTTAAGAGAATAGTTCATCTAATATTTTTATTTTTTCTTCGGTATAGGCTTTATAACTTTCATTATATGTTTTTGGATCTTTCGGATTGGCAAACTGAGTAATTTTTCCTGTTTTCAGATCAATAAATTTACTTGCCGCTCCGCACCCAAGACCAATAATCGTCTGCTGCTCTTCCATTATCATGATATTATAGATGCTTTCTTGATTTGGGAACGCATAGCCGACATTCTCAAGATTACCAAGAATATTTTTTTGCCGGTAGAGATAATAGGGAACATAACCATGACTGTCTGTCCACTTTGTTGCTAAGTTCATCATTTGTTCCACTTCATTCCGATCTGCCACTTTATATTTATCTTTGTTCTTCGTCATCTCAGAAGCACGTTTAAAGGATAATGTATGAACAGTTAATGATTCCGGCATCAACTTTTCTGTTTCCGCAAGTGAATGGGTAAATTCGGTCATCCCTTCACCAGGAAGACCAATAATAAGATCCATGTTAATATTGTTCATGCCCATTTCTCTTGCTAGATGGTACTTATCAATCGTTTCTTTTACCGTGTGATGGCGCCCAATTGCTTTTAATGTTTCTTGTGTATAGGATTGTGGATTTATACTAATCCGATCAATCTTCCATTTCTTTAATACCTCTAATTTTTCAGGGGTGATTGTATCCGGACGCCCTGCTTCAACTGTAATCTCACGTATATTCTCAACATCTGGGAATGAAGCATACATTTCCTCGTAGAGCATATCCATTTCTTCTGCAGTAATACTAGTAGGTGTCCCACCACCATAGTAAACGGTTGTGATCCGTACACCGTTTGTCTTCAACCATTCACCCATTTCCCTGATTTCATAATGAAGGCCACCTAAGAACGAATCAACTGAACCTTGTCTACCGTTTATCGCATAGGCTGGAAATGTACAGTAGGCACATTTTGTTGGGCAGAATGGAATCCCTATATATATGCTGACTTCTTTTTGCAGGTCATACAGATCAGGAACAATGGCCAGCTGCCTGTCTACAATTTGCTGCATCAGATTGATTTTTTCATCTGTAATCAGATAATCATCCTTCAATTGCTGGTGGGCAATTTCTTGTGGCACACCCTCTTGGACTTTACGATGTAAAAGCTTTGTCGGTCTGATACCAGTAAGAATCCCCCACTTTTGGGTAATTCCTGTCCAATTCTGTAAAAGCACTAAATAAACATGTGCAACGGCATTCTTTATCTGCTTAAATTTTTCCTTCTCTGATTGAGACGGAAGGAATTCTTTTTTGTAGCTCTCCGTAAAGGATTGTCCTTCTTTATCGTTCAAAACAGCAGAAACACTAATAAAGTCGTTTTCCACTAAAGAAAAATTTATCATTATATCAGCAGCATCATCTTTTACTTTTATAATCTCTGTTTCTTCAAAAAATAAGTTTCCGATGAGCTGCAACATCCGATTAAAACGTTCATCTTCTAAACCTAAAATACTAATTCTCACAAAATCACCTTTTCTATAGAAAAGCTTCAGCGCCTAGGCGCTGAAGCTAGACAATATTTAAAACTCCTTTA from Neobacillus sp. CF12 encodes:
- a CDS encoding ABC transporter permease → MNKFWIILFHTYLSKIKTKSFLITTLLTLLITVALTNMSNIIEVFDKGGDKEKVAVLDETGQLYQPLKEQMSTLNKNLQLTEFDGTDKEAEKAVEEGEYTGFVQLRYNAEQLPEATYKAMSVAESAIFTDLQAGLQQMKTMLAASKINLTPEQLGQLYEPVSFEKIALEENAKTEEELNQARGLVYVLLFIIYFAVIMYANMIAMEVATEKSSRVMEIMISSVSPIKQMFAKILGIGLLSLTQLAVLLSVGYFSIKRNLSSLEGGFFDAFGFGNISLSTIAYAVIFFILGYFLYATLAAFLGSLVSRIEDVQQMITPMTLLVVAGFMIAMFGLGKPDSPFIVITSYIPFFTPMIMFLRVGMLNIPVWETALGITILVGTIVFLAIFGARVYRGGVLMYGKSNSFKDIKKALQLTKKE
- a CDS encoding ABC transporter ATP-binding protein, whose amino-acid sequence is MVLKLEHVTKRFGDFTAVKDLSITIPESEMFGFLGANGAGKTTTFRMILGLLDSSDGRITWDGKPINYSTSHLVGYLPEERGLYPKLKVSEQIVYLARLRGMPKSEAVSELKNWLEKFKVPEYENKKVEELSKGNQQKIQFIAAVIHKPKLLILDEPFSGLDPVNVEMLKEAVLSLKEKGTTIVFASHQMHHVEEMCEHLCIMHKGAPVVHGSLKEIKRAFGKKNLVIHADFPLEFLKNYPGVVKTKSTAEGIHLQIEGEYIAEKILKDIVNRGFIRKFDLEEPSLNDIFIEKVGDSYE
- a CDS encoding YhzD family protein; translation: MKTYKLTAFEANGEKLVDEAFQADHDEAAKELAEKMLAEKNLLEKTHRCTSPSGKLILFHS
- a CDS encoding enoyl-CoA hydratase translates to MSINFVTDKVKVRVNGRVATVEMNRPESLNALDVDMIKGLVSKLKEISESDDIDVVVLTGNGRAFSAGGDIKTMLSDLNESEFFPVMDCISELVVTLYSIPKLTISAVNGAAAGIGLSLALATDHIIADSKSKLAMNFIGIGLIPDGGAHYFLEKRLGELKAKQVIWDGKMMKAEEALEIGLIQEVSDNLKETLEARISDWLKRPVQAMIKTKKILADSNRPQLLKILELEKQGQLKMRRTFDHQEGIRAFIEKRPAKFIGK
- a CDS encoding long-chain fatty acid--CoA ligase, translating into MMQTPLTMTQMIERAEKYFPKKQVVSRTSSGIHRFTYKQIGERTRRLADSLKKLGVEKGDRVGTLAWNHHRHLEAYFAIPCIGAVLHTINIRLSPQHISYIINHAEDSILLVDPDLIPLLETCAAQLKSVKAYVIMTDDKVLPETKLSPIYHYEDLLAEANPNFTYPEDIEENDPAGMCYTSATTGNPKGVVYSHRGIFLHSMALGLADSAAMSEKDIALPVVPMFHANAWGMPFAAVWFGTSLVLPGPYFTPKLLAELIESEKVTITAGVPTIWLGLLKELDEGSYDLSSLRGVLCGGSAAPKGMIKAFEQRHNVPFLHAYGMTETSPLVVISTLKSYQENLDYEERLEIRAKQGVLVPGLSIKVVGKDGEVAWDGKEMGELCIKGPWIASEYYKDERTLDAFRNGWLHTGDVVTIDEEGFVKIVDRTKDLIKSGGEWISSVDLENALMAHESVFEAAVVAVPHEQWQERPVACVVLKDAYKDKVTKEELMAFLTPQFAKWWLPDEILFLEEIPKTSVGKFLKMTLREQVQKEVLRK
- a CDS encoding coproporphyrinogen III oxidase, yielding MRISILGLEDERFNRMLQLIGNLFFEETEIIKVKDDAADIMINFSLVENDFISVSAVLNDKEGQSFTESYKKEFLPSQSEKEKFKQIKNAVAHVYLVLLQNWTGITQKWGILTGIRPTKLLHRKVQEGVPQEIAHQQLKDDYLITDEKINLMQQIVDRQLAIVPDLYDLQKEVSIYIGIPFCPTKCAYCTFPAYAINGRQGSVDSFLGGLHYEIREMGEWLKTNGVRITTVYYGGGTPTSITAEEMDMLYEEMYASFPDVENIREITVEAGRPDTITPEKLEVLKKWKIDRISINPQSYTQETLKAIGRHHTVKETIDKYHLAREMGMNNINMDLIIGLPGEGMTEFTHSLAETEKLMPESLTVHTLSFKRASEMTKNKDKYKVADRNEVEQMMNLATKWTDSHGYVPYYLYRQKNILGNLENVGYAFPNQESIYNIMIMEEQQTIIGLGCGAASKFIDLKTGKITQFANPKDPKTYNESYKAYTEEKIKILDELFS